A single genomic interval of Paenibacillus macerans harbors:
- the trpS gene encoding tryptophan--tRNA ligase — MKKVLSGIQPSGKLTLGNYIGAIKNFVTLQDDYACNFMVVDLHAITVPQEPAALTEQSEAVAALYIAAGIDPNKANVYLQSHVMQHAQLGWLLTTLTSMGELERMTQFKDKSAGKESVGAGLFVYPALMAADILVYNADLVPVGEDQKQHLELTRDLAGRFNHRYGDYFTIPEPYIPEVGARIMSLDDASIKMSKSNPNPGSYIALLDEPDVIRKKISRATTDSGREVKFDPENKPEVSNLITIYSQCAGLTIEEVEKRYEGQMYGPFKKDLAEAVVSVIEPLQQRYREIRESGELRQILRQGAERASEMAEKTLQDVQRLMGFVVK; from the coding sequence ATGAAAAAAGTGCTTTCTGGCATCCAGCCAAGCGGAAAACTGACATTGGGAAATTACATCGGAGCGATCAAAAATTTCGTAACCCTGCAGGATGATTACGCCTGCAACTTTATGGTGGTCGATCTTCACGCCATCACGGTTCCCCAGGAACCGGCCGCATTGACGGAGCAGTCCGAGGCCGTTGCGGCGCTGTATATCGCGGCGGGAATCGATCCGAATAAAGCGAACGTTTATCTGCAATCCCATGTAATGCAGCATGCCCAGCTCGGATGGCTGTTGACCACGCTCACTTCGATGGGCGAACTGGAGCGGATGACCCAGTTTAAAGACAAATCGGCGGGCAAAGAATCGGTTGGCGCGGGATTGTTCGTGTACCCGGCCTTGATGGCCGCGGACATCCTGGTTTATAATGCCGATTTGGTGCCGGTAGGCGAGGATCAGAAGCAGCATCTGGAGCTGACCCGGGATTTGGCGGGACGTTTCAACCACCGCTACGGCGACTATTTTACAATTCCGGAGCCGTATATTCCGGAGGTCGGCGCGCGGATTATGTCTTTGGACGATGCCTCGATAAAAATGAGCAAAAGCAATCCGAACCCGGGCAGCTACATCGCTTTGCTGGACGAACCGGACGTTATCCGCAAAAAGATCAGCCGGGCAACGACCGACTCGGGCCGCGAGGTCAAATTCGATCCGGAGAACAAACCGGAAGTCAGCAACCTGATTACGATTTACAGCCAGTGCGCCGGTTTGACGATCGAAGAAGTGGAGAAGCGCTACGAAGGCCAAATGTACGGTCCGTTCAAAAAGGATTTGGCCGAGGCCGTCGTCAGCGTGATCGAGCCGCTGCAGCAGCGGTACCGCGAGATCCGCGAGTCGGGCGAGCTGCGCCAGATTTTGCGCCAGGGCGCGGAACGCGCGTCCGAAATGGCGGAAAAAACGCTGCAGGACGTACAGCGGCTGATGGGGTTTGTCGTTAAGTAA
- a CDS encoding transposase yields MEVNAGTELQSFSSRFNSEQDCMEALIAMKWPNGFVCPRCAHTRCSYLTSRHIPLFECGKCKHQTSPLVGTIFEGTHLPLVKWFQALDLFLLDGGISALRLSKEIRVTYKTAWSMLHKIRHAVGEFDARELLSGDVKVNSDQYGRNPSRCQLSHPYASAVVAGCTVTESGEPEQVKIRLVPHKRGGEKRANRHDLTAFINGHVDVRTSAVQLFPQAFRLYAPLRKVVREAWESLKSTYGALGLKHLQAYLNEYTVRRRLRLQGGLPGAEETMRQKLLRMCVAIPAIPYRRLIARQPSLPLAAAA; encoded by the coding sequence ATGGAAGTCAATGCGGGAACGGAACTTCAATCATTCAGCAGCCGTTTTAACAGCGAGCAGGACTGCATGGAAGCGCTAATCGCGATGAAGTGGCCAAACGGCTTTGTCTGCCCGCGCTGCGCTCACACCCGGTGCAGCTATCTGACCTCCCGGCATATCCCTTTGTTCGAGTGCGGAAAGTGCAAGCATCAAACATCGCCTTTGGTCGGCACGATTTTTGAAGGAACGCATCTCCCTCTGGTGAAGTGGTTTCAGGCCCTGGATTTATTCCTGCTTGATGGCGGCATCTCGGCGCTGCGGCTGAGCAAGGAGATCCGGGTCACCTACAAAACAGCCTGGTCGATGCTGCACAAAATACGCCATGCCGTGGGGGAGTTCGATGCCCGGGAGCTGCTCTCCGGAGACGTGAAGGTGAACAGCGATCAGTATGGGCGTAATCCGTCCCGGTGTCAGCTTTCGCATCCGTACGCCTCGGCGGTCGTGGCCGGCTGCACGGTCACGGAGTCGGGCGAGCCGGAACAGGTCAAAATCCGCCTGGTACCGCATAAGCGGGGAGGCGAAAAAAGGGCAAACCGTCACGATCTAACCGCGTTCATCAATGGGCATGTGGATGTCCGTACATCGGCGGTACAGTTGTTCCCTCAGGCCTTTCGGCTGTATGCGCCCTTGCGGAAAGTGGTGAGAGAGGCATGGGAATCGCTGAAGAGTACGTATGGAGCCCTGGGACTGAAGCATCTGCAGGCGTACCTGAACGAGTACACCGTACGCCGTCGGCTGCGCCTGCAAGGAGGACTGCCCGGAGCGGAAGAAACGATGCGGCAGAAGTTGCTGCGCATGTGTGTGGCGATTCCGGCGATCCCATACCGCCGGCTGATCGCACGCCAACCGAGTCTGCCCCTTGCGGCTGCGGCCTGA
- the cyoE gene encoding heme o synthase translates to MDKPLRYQASSESAALSVRPTPPGETATWRDFIALTKPGILRSNLIAAFAGFWLASHWQLQYGKLVLMLLGTMLVMASSCVFNNYFDREMDMKMARTKNRALPTGKVAPKTVLWYAVVLGILGLAVLFAFSGPLAGLFGAVGMFVYVVVYTLWLKRTSTWSTSIGAISGAMPPAIGYVAASGTVDLGACLLFAMLFLWQPPHFWALGIRRTEEYRAAGFPLLPVVKGIPRTKLQMIPYLVLLVPIPIMMYVYDYTGIWFLVIAEILSVAWLLMALTGFRTKDNDAWAKKVFLFSVNYLTVNMIVMILDTVRL, encoded by the coding sequence GTGGACAAACCATTAAGATATCAGGCTTCTTCGGAATCCGCTGCGTTGTCCGTGAGACCTACTCCTCCGGGAGAGACGGCGACTTGGAGAGATTTCATCGCTTTGACCAAGCCGGGAATCCTGCGTTCGAACCTGATCGCGGCTTTCGCCGGTTTTTGGTTGGCTTCGCATTGGCAACTGCAATACGGCAAGCTGGTTTTGATGCTGCTGGGAACGATGCTGGTCATGGCCTCTTCGTGTGTGTTTAATAACTATTTTGACCGGGAAATGGATATGAAGATGGCTCGCACGAAAAACCGCGCCCTCCCGACCGGGAAGGTAGCCCCGAAAACGGTGCTTTGGTATGCGGTTGTTTTGGGCATTTTGGGCCTTGCCGTTTTGTTTGCGTTTTCCGGTCCGCTGGCCGGCTTGTTCGGCGCAGTAGGCATGTTCGTTTATGTCGTTGTTTACACCCTTTGGCTGAAAAGAACTTCGACCTGGAGCACCTCCATCGGGGCGATTTCCGGAGCGATGCCGCCGGCCATCGGCTACGTCGCGGCGTCCGGTACCGTCGATCTGGGCGCGTGTTTGCTGTTCGCTATGTTGTTTTTGTGGCAACCTCCGCATTTCTGGGCGCTTGGCATCCGGCGGACGGAGGAATACCGCGCGGCCGGTTTTCCGCTGCTGCCCGTTGTGAAGGGCATTCCGCGGACGAAGCTGCAGATGATCCCGTATCTGGTGTTGCTCGTACCCATTCCGATCATGATGTACGTTTATGATTACACGGGGATCTGGTTTTTGGTGATCGCGGAAATTTTGTCGGTCGCCTGGCTGCTGATGGCGCTGACGGGCTTCCGCACCAAGGACAACGATGCTTGGGCGAAAAAAGTATTTCTGTTCTCCGTAAACTATTTGACGGTGAACATGATCGTTATGATTCTCGATACCGTACGGTTGTGA
- a CDS encoding SCO family protein: MAVLKKYKWTWILLAICVVLAGYLLWDTYAAKPKLPVIRPVGEFSMQNVDGKTVTLEDTNGKVRLFYFFFANCPDVCPITTFRLSQVQDILKEKGLFGKDASIVSITFDPQRDSLENVKAFGDKFKADYSGWYFLRGDEQKTIDLAMNSFQILINKDNDGNFVHMDLIGMVDREGRLREIYRPEATPEEIAQGVIDLAKE; encoded by the coding sequence ATGGCTGTTTTGAAAAAGTACAAGTGGACCTGGATTTTGCTGGCGATATGCGTTGTTTTGGCGGGATATCTGCTGTGGGACACGTATGCCGCCAAGCCGAAGCTTCCGGTCATCCGGCCGGTGGGCGAATTCAGCATGCAAAATGTGGACGGCAAGACAGTCACCCTGGAGGACACGAACGGAAAGGTTAGATTGTTTTATTTCTTCTTTGCCAACTGTCCGGACGTTTGTCCGATCACGACGTTTCGGCTAAGCCAGGTGCAGGATATTTTGAAGGAAAAAGGCTTGTTCGGCAAAGACGCCTCCATCGTCTCGATCACCTTCGACCCGCAGCGGGATTCGCTGGAGAACGTCAAAGCGTTCGGCGATAAATTCAAAGCCGATTATTCGGGCTGGTATTTCCTGCGCGGGGATGAGCAAAAAACGATCGATTTGGCGATGAACTCGTTTCAAATCCTGATCAACAAGGATAACGACGGAAACTTTGTGCATATGGATCTGATCGGGATGGTCGACCGCGAGGGACGCCTGCGCGAAATTTACCGCCCCGAGGCGACGCCCGAGGAAATCGCTCAAGGCGTAATCGACTTGGCCAAGGAGTAA